GAGTGGCGCGGCGCCGTCTTCCTCAGCACCCAGCGCGGCCTGGGCTACAACATGGTGCGCAAACGCGACACCATGGCCGGCCCGCGGCTGACCTGGGACCGGGGCCGGAATTCCGCCGACAACGCTACGCTGAGCGGCCTTCCGGACATCAAGGCCAGCCCCGAGCTGGGTCTTTTCTTCAAGCATTTCAGCGGCCCCTGGCGCTTCACCGGCGACATCCGCATGGGCCTTACCGACAAAGGCAACAACGGCGTCTCGGGATCGTTCGGCACCGCCCTCGGCGGCCGCCTGAGCGAGCGTGCCAGCCTCTTTCTCGGTGCCGACCTGCGCTGGGGCGGCAGCGACTACATGAACGCCTACTACGGCGTTTCAGCCAGCAATTCCGCCACCAACCTGGCGACCTTCAGTGCCAGCGCCGGGATACGCGACATAAGTGCCTTCGCCACCGCGGTCTACCTCTTCAGCCCGCAGCTCTACCTGGCCGCCGAAGGGCGGCTGCAGATGATCGTCAGCACGGCCGCCGAGAGCCCGTTGACCAAGGCCAGCGAGCTTCTCTTCGTCGGCACCACGGTGGGATATCTGTTCTGATCCAGCGGCGATTCGTTGCGTCGGGGAGTTCCGCCGGGGCCGAAAGTTAGGCCCCCGGGGAGCCTCGCGAACGATTCCTGCGAATCCCGTCGGCATCGTTTAAATAATTGAAAATAAGGATATTTTTGCCTAAATAAACTATGTGGCGGGGTGGCGGCAACGTCCGGGGCGAAGCCTGAACGAAAGGGCCGGCCATGACCGTCATGAGCAATCGCGACTTTGCCGACCACCAAGAGGTGGTCTTCTTCAACGACGGCGAAAGCGGCCTCAGGGCCATCGTCACCATCCACGACACCACCCTGGGCCCAGCGCTCGGCGGCTGCCGCATGTGGCCCTACGCCAGCGAGGACGAAGCCCTCACCGACGTGCTGCGGCTGTCGCGCGGCATGACCTACAAGGCGGCCATGGCCGGCCTCGAACTGGGCGGCGGCAAGGCCGTCATCATCGGCGATCCCCGGCGCCACAAGACCACCGCCCTGTTGCGCCGTTTCGGCCGCTGCGTCGATACCCTGCAGGGGCGCTACATCACCGCCGAGGACGTCGGCACCTCGGTCGAGGACATGGATGTGGTGCGCCAGGTCACCGACCACGTGACCGGCCTCGGCGGCCTCAGCGGCGATCCTTCGCCGGCCACCGCCTGGGGCGTCTTCAGCGGCATCCGCGCCGCCGTGCGCCACCGCCTGGGCAGCGACGACCTCGGCGGCATCACGGTGGCGGTGCAGGGTTTCGGCCACGTCGGGCGTTGGCTTTGCCGCTATTTGCATGAGGCCGGGGCCAGGCTGCTGGTAGCCGATCTTCGCGACCAGGCGCTGGAGCAGGCGGTGGCCGAGTTCGGTGCCGAGATCGTACCCCTTGATCGGATCCTGGCGGCCCAGGCCGACGTGCTGGCGCCCTGCGCCCTGGGAGCGGTGTTCGACGACGTGACGATTCCCACCATCCGCGCCGGCATCGTCGCCGGGGCCGCCAACAACCAACTGTCCGAGCCGCGCCACGGCGAGATGCTGCACCGCCACGGCGTGCTCTATGCGCCCGATTACGTGGTCAATGCCGGTGGCGTCATCAACATCACCTACGAGCGCCCGATCTATGATCGCGAGGCCGCCTTCCGCCACATCGGCGGCATCTACGAGACGCTCACGGATCTTTGGCGCCGCGCCGAAAGGGCCGGGCTGGCGCCCGAGCAGATGGCCGACCGCATCGTCGAAGAACGTCTGGCCGCCAAGCGCGGCCTGCCGGCACAACTCGCCGCGGCGAGTTGATTCTTGTTGGACCCTCACCGGGCGGGCGCATCCGCGCCCTTGGCCTCCGGCTCCCGTTCCGGGGGCCGGCTTAGCGTCGTTGGCAAAGCGTGGTTTTTGCTGCTTGGTCTTTTATTGCAACGGGAGCGACCGCGACCCGCCGCTGCTGCGGCGCGCCCGCGCAGGCAGCGGACCGAAGGTCCGCCGCCGTGAGCGACAAAAACGTGAGCGGATCTCATCACCTGAGATCCGTTCAGGCGTCGTCCGAGAGCGACAGCAGGTCGGGGTTGCCGCCTGAGGCCGTGGTGTTGATGGAAATCGAACGCTCCTGTGCGAAGCGCAGCAGGTAGTGCGGCCCGCCGGCCTTGAAGCCGGTGCCCGAAAGGCCCAAGCCGCCGAAGGGTTGGACGCCGACCACGGCCCCCACCATGTTGCGGTTGACGTAGGTGTTGCCGGCCTGCACCAGGGCGTGGATGCGCCGGGCGAAGGCCTCGATGCGGCTGTGGATGCCCAGCGTCAGGCCATATCCCGTTCCGTTGATGGCCTGGCAGACCGCTTCGATGTCGTCGCTGCGGTAGCGCACCACGTGCAGGATGGGCCCGAAGACCTCGCGCTCCAGCACCTCGATACCGGGGATCTCAAAGGCCTGCGGCGGCACGAAAGTACCGTGTCGGCAGCTCGCCGGCAGGACCGAGCGGTAGAGCAGGGTGTGTTCGGCAGCCATGCGCGCGGCGTGGGATTCGAGGCTTTCTTGCGCCTCGGCATCGATGACCGGGCCGATGTCGGTCTCCAGCAGCGCCGGATCGCCGATCGCCAGCTCGGCCATGGCGCCCACCAGCATCTCGATGGTGGGTTCGGCGATTTCGTGCTGCAGATAGAGCACGCGTAGCGCCGAGCAGCGTTGGCCGGCGCTGTGGAAGGCCGATTGCACGACGTCGGCCACCACCTGTTCGGTCAGGGCCGATGAATCCACGATCATGGCGTTCTGGCCGCCGGTCTCGGCGATCAGCGGCACGATGGCTCCAGGGCGCCGGCTGAGGCTCTGGTTGACGGCGCGGGCGGTATCAACGGAGCCGGTGAAGGCTACGCCCCCGATGCGCTGGTCGGCCACCAGGCGGGCACCGACGGCTTCGCCCGGCCCCGGCAGCAGTTGCAGCACCCCGGCCGGCAGCCCGGCGCGCTCAATCAGGCTGAGCGCGAGCGCAGCGATCAGCGGCGTCTGCTCGGCCGGCTTGGCGATGACGGCGTTGCCGGCCGCCAGGGCGGCCGCGATCTGGCCCGTGAAGATGGCCAGCGGGAAGTTCCAGGGGCTGATGCAGAGGAATACCCCACGGCCCTGCAGTTCCAGCCGGTTATCCTCGCCGGTGGGGCCCGGCAAATCCCGCGGCACGAAGTCGCGGCGCGCCTGGGCGGCGTAGTAGCGGCAGAAATCGACGGCCTCGCGCACCTCGGCCAGGGCGTCGCCCAGCGTCTTGCCGGCTTCGCGCACGGCCAGCGCCATGAGTTCCGGAAGATGCGCCTCATAGGCCTCGGCGATGCCCTCGAGGATGGTGGCGCGGTGCTCCACCGGCGCCCTGGCCCAGGACGGCGCCGCCTGCCTGGCCCCTTCGAGCGCCGCTTCGACCTCGGCATCACCGGCTTCGACCACCGTGCCGACTTGGCGCCGGTGGTCGGCGGGATTCTTGACCGGCCGGGCCTCGCCGGCCGCGGCCTGGCCGCCGATCAGTGGGCCGGCCTGCCAGGGCCCGGTCAGGGCGGCCTGCAGGTCGCTGTCGAGCTGCGCCAGCACCAGGGGGTCGCTGAGATCGAGACCGCGCGAGTTCCGCCGCTCCTCGCCATAGAGCGCGGTGGGCAGCACGATGTGCGGATGGGGCCGTTCCTCGAGCCCCTCGAGGGCCGCGACGGGATCGCCGATGAGGTCATCGATCGGCGCCTCTTCGTCGACGATGCGGTTGACGAAGGAGGAATTGGCACCGTTCTCCAGCAGCCGGCGTACCAGGTAGGGCAAGAGCTCCTCGTGGCTGCCCACCGGGGCATAGACGCGGCAGCAGACGCCGTCGCCTTCCAGGGCGGCCCGGTAAAGCGCTTCCCCCATGCCGTGCAGGCGCTGGAATTCGTAATCCCGGCGATCGCCCGCCAAGGTGGTCACGGCGGCGATGGTGTGGGCGTTGTGGCTGGCGAACATGGCCCGGAAGGCCTCAGGCCGTTGCAGCACGTAACGGGCGCAGGCCAGGTAGGAAACATCGGTGGCCAGCTTGCGGCTGAACACCGGATAACCCTCGAGGCCGCGTTCCTGGGCGCGCTTGATTTCGGCATCCCAGTAGGCGCCCTTGACCAGGCGCACGGGCAGCGCCGTGCCGTGCAGGGTGGCCAGGTCGGCGAGCCAGGCAAAGAGCGGGAGCGCACGCTTGAGGTAACACTGTACGGCGATGCCGAAGCCGTCCCAGCCGGCCAGGGCGGGTGCTTGCAGCGCGGCCGCGAAAACGTCGAGCGTGAGGTCCAGGAGCTCGGCTTCCTCGGCATCGATGGTGATGCCGACATGGACGGCGCGGGCCTGGCTGGCCAGCGCTACCAGCTGCGGCACCAGTTCGTCGAGCACCCGGCGGCGCTGGGCGAAGGCGAAGCGGGGATGCAGGGCCGAGAGCTTGAGGGAAAGGCCGGGCCGGGCCAGCACGTCGTCACCGTCGGCTGTTATGGCCCCGACCACGTTGATGGCCTGGGTGCAGCGCTCGACATGGTGGGCGGCATCGGCGGCTGTCAGGGCGGCTTCGCCCAGCATGTCGAAGGAATAGCGTTCATAAGGTGCGGCTTCGTCGCCGGCCCGGGCTACGGCTTCCTCGATGCTGCGGCCAATGACGAACTGGCGGGCCATGATGCGCATGGCCTGGAGCATGGCCTGGCGGATCAGCGGCTCGCCGCTGCGTGAAATCAGGTGGCGGAAAAAGGCCCCTAAATCGTGCCCCTGTGCGGCCTCGAATTCGATCACCCGGCCGGTCAGCATCAGGCCCCAGGTGCCGGCGTTGACAAACAGCGAATCGCTCCGGCCCAGGTGGCTGAGCCAGTCGGCGCCGCCGAGCTTGTCGCGGATCAGGCGGTTGGCGGTAGCGGCATCGGGAATGCGCAGCAGCGCCTCGGCCAGGCACATCAGCACCACGCCTTCGTGGCTGGAAAGCCCGTACTCGTGCAGAAAGGCGTCCAGGCCGCCGCTGGCCCGACGTTCCTCGCGCACCGCCCGCACCAGGCGCCGGGCCAGGCTCTCGGTCCGACTCTGCTGCTCAGGCGACGGCCTAGCGGCCGCCAACAGGGCATCGAGGGTGGCGCTTTCGTCGGCCCGGTAGGCCGCCGTCACGGTCGTTCGCGAGTCGCTGTAGTCCGGTCCCTCGTCGGCAAAGATCATGTTCTAGATGTAGGCTCGTGCGAGCCTTCACTCAAGCTTTTGCGGGCTAGAGCATTTCAAGGTTGCGCCGTTACGCTTTAGGCGGCGACCGCCGCCCGCCGGTCGTCCGGCGCGCCCGCGCAGGCGCGGACCTTCAGGTCCGCTGCCGTGAGCGAAAAAAACCTAGAGTGGATCTCATCAAATGAGATCCACTCTAGAGCAGCCCAAGTTCCCGGAGGTTGTCGGCCAACTCCGGCGGCAGTTCGTGGCTCGGGTCGTTGCTGGCCAAGTCGGGCGGGGTGTCGGCGGCCTCGAGGTAGCGCCAACCCTGGTGCGGCCGTCGGGGCTGGGGTTCGGTGCGAATGTTTTGCGGACTGAGCACCAGTTCGCAACGCCGCACGCCGTCGGCGTCGACGATGCGCTCGATGCCGACGATGGGCTGGCGCACCCTGACGAAGCGCTTGATGATCCAATAGAGCGAGCCGCCAGCGAGGATCTCGGCGGCGCGGCGCGGGGTGTGGCGGGTGCGGTGCACCAGACGGGGCTCGCGGCCCTGGCGCCGGGCCTCGGCCAGGCGGGCCGCCTGGAGCCGTTCGAGCTCCGAGACGTGGTCGATGCCGACACACATTTTTAGCAGATTGAGTGCCATCGCCCCGAGCGCCGAACCCCGTCTTGCAAGCTGCCCATAGATACACCAGCAAGCGCCGGCGGCGCCACCCTGAAAACTTCTACTTAATCCGGGTCGACGAGCGCTAGAACACGGGGCGGCCCACCTGCTCGATGGCCTCGGGTTGCCATTCGTGGCGGCGTTCGCGTTTGGCCACCTCTTGGTGCCGGCGCCGGCGGTCCGGCCCCTTGAAGTCGCCCCTGCTGACAAAGGCGCGCGGCGCCGCCGTTATCGCCACGATGCGGCGGTAGAGCTGCATCGGTGTGAAGGGTTTGGCCAGCACCTCGGTGGCGCCGGCGTCGCGGGCCGCGGCGATATTTTCCGTCTCGGTATGGCCGGTGGTCATGATGACCGGCACCAGCGAGCGCTGGCGCAGTCTGAGCCGGCGCAGCTCGCGCACGAAGTCGAGCCCGTCCATGGGTGTCATGCAGAGGTCGCAGATGATCATGTGGACCGGTATGAGGCGCAGGATTTCCAGGGCCTCGGCGCCGTCCGCGGCCCGCTTGACGCGGCGCACGCCGAGCATGGTGACGAGCTTCTCCAGCAGGCGCAATTCGTCGGGATCGTCGTCGATGATCAGGAAGGTCAGGCGTTCGAGGTGGTGAAAGGCCATGGCGGTTTGTTTACACGATTTGGGTTGCCAAATCGTAAAACCGCTGCGCCGGCAGGATCAAAAGGGTCCCGTCTACCAGGCCCGCTCCTGGCCGTCATAGTTGAGGAAGCGCCCGCTTTGGCCCGGCCCCAGGCCGGCGATGGTGCGGCTGAGCGCGCTGACGCTTTGCTCCGGCGTCAGCGTCGCGCCAGCCCCGCCCATGTCGGTGCTGACCCAGCCCGGGTGCATGGCGACGCAGGTGATGGCGCGGTCCTTGAGTTCGAAAGCGAGGTCCCGAACCACCATGTTCAGGGCCGCCTTGGAAGTGCGGTAAATGACTTGGCCGCCGTAGGTCTCGCTTAGCGATCCCATGCCGCTGGAGATCGTCACGATGAGCTTTTGCTGGCCCGCCGCGACGGCGTCGGTGAAGGCCTCGGCCACCCGCATGGGTCCCAGCACGTTGATCTCCAGGCAGCGTTGCCAGGCCTGGTAGTCCATGGCGCCGAGGCGCGAGGCGCGGTCGCCGACGACGCCGGCATTGTTGAGCAAAAGATCCAGCGGCCGGTCGCCGTGGGCCGCTGCCGCGGCGGCCACGCTGGCGCCGTCGGCGACGTCGAGGGCCTGGATCTCAAAGCGATCCTGGTGCTCGGCCGCCAGCCGCCCGAGCGCGCCGGCCCGGGCCCCTTCGGCATCGCGGCAGGTGGCGAAAACCTGCCAGCCGGCGGCGGCGTATTGGCGGCAGAATTCAAGGCCGAGGCCGCGGTTGGCACCGGTAATCAGGACGCTGGGCATGGCCCGAGAGTAGCCCGGATGCCCAGCCGGCGGCAAATTGCCTGCTGCCGCGGGGCGGCCGGGCGCGCTAAGGTGGGGTTCGGAATTCGCCTCGGAGGGTTGCCATGCAGCTCGAAGGTTCCTGCCATTGCGGCGCCGTACGGTTTTCGCTGCTGACAAGGACGCCTTATCCCTACATGCGCTGCTATTGCTCGATCTGCCGCAAGACGGCGGGCGGTGGCGGCTATGCCATCAACCTGATGGGCCGGGCCGAGACGCTGGAGGTGGCGGGCGGGGCCGAGATCACGGTCTACCGGGTGCGGCGCGGACCGGGTTATGCCGATAAGGCGCGCAGTCCGGCGCGGCGCCATTTCTGCCGCCACTGCGGCAGCACGCTGTGGGCCTCGGATCCGCGCTGGCCCGAACTCGTGCATCCCTTTGCCTCGGCCATCGATTCGCCGCTGCCCCGGCCGCCGGCCCACGTCAACCTGATGCTCGACCACGCCGCCGGCTGGGTCGAACAGCCGGCCGGTGAGGGCGAAACCAACTATCCCGAATACCCCGAGCTCTCGATCGAGGAATGGCACCGCCGCCAGGGTCTGCTGCAGGACGAGTCGAAAAGCTGAGCGCCCGCCCCTATGGCTGGCCACAGTGCGCCAGCCCGGGGAGTTCGCCATGACGCTCAGCGCCAAGACCTGCCTGCCCTGCCGGGGGCGGCATAGCGTCGATCCCAATGTGTGGTTTTTTCTGCTTGGTCTTGGCGCAACGGGAGCGACCGCGACCCGCCGCCCCTGCGGCCCCCCCCGCGGAGGGAGCGGACCAAAGGTCCGCCGCCGGGAGCGATAAGAAACTAGAGCGGATCTCAGCTATGAGATCCGCTCGAGTACTACACGAAGTCGCTTACGAAGGCATTGCTCTGGCGTTCGGCGCCGAAGGTCGAGGCTGGGCCGTGGCCGGAGATGAAGGTGACGTCGTTGCCCAGCGGCCAGAGTTTTTCGCGGATCGAGCTGATCAGGGCGGCGTGGTCGCCGCCCGGCAGATCGGTGCGCCCGACCGAGCCGTTGAACAGCACGTCACCGACGAAGGCAAGTTCGGCCTGGGCGGCGAAATAGACCACGTGGCCCGGCGTATGGCCGGGGCAGTGCAACACATCCAGCTCGATCTCGCCCACCGTCACACGATCGCCGGCCTCGAGCCAGCGTTCGGGCTCGAAGGCGATGGCGCCGGCCAGGCCGAACTGGGCGCCCTGCTTGGATATGTTTTCGATGAGAAACCGGTCACTCTCATGCGGGCCCTCGATGGGCACGCCCAGCCGCTCGGCCAGCGCCGCGGCGCCGCCGGCGTGGTCGATGTGGCCGTGGGTGATGAGCAGGCGCTCGATCTCGATGCCGTGTTCCTGGGCCGCCGCGACGATCTGCTCGATGTCGCCGCCGGGGTCGATGGCGGCACCTTTGCCGGTTTGCTGGCACCACAGCAGCGAGCAATTCTGCTGGAACGGCGTGACAGGGACGACGACGACCTTCAGTTCAGGATCCATGGCGTTACTCCGGCAAGAGGTAGCGCCAGGACCGGCCCCAGCGGTTTTCCCCGATATTCTCCGGGGCATTCCCATAAGCCATGCCGCCGCCTACGGCAAGCCGAAGCGTTGCCTGATAGTTTTTTTGTCGCTCACGGCGGCTTGTTATCGCTCACGGCGGCGGCCCTTCGGCCCGCAGCCTGCGCGGGCGCGCCGCAGTAGCGGCGGGTCGCGGTCGCTCCCGTTGCACCAAGACCAAGAAGAAAAAAACACACTTGGTATTGGCACTAAGCCGCCCCCCGGCGGGGGGCGGAGGCCAAGGGCGCGGATGCGCCCGCCCGGTGAGGGTCCAAAAAACCTTCGCGGAGGCGCCCGCCCGGTGAGGGGCTACAAAAAGCCGCCTGTGGCGGCGCCCGCCCGGTGAGGGTCTACAAAAACTCGCTCACGGCAGCCTTCAGCCGGACGGACTGAGCCGGGCGATTTCGTCCTTGATCTTGAGTTTTTGCCGCTTGAGAGAAGCGATCGTCATCGAGTCGGGATTGGGACGTTGGGATTCCTGTTGGATTTCCGCCTCCAGGCTCCGATGTTTTTCCCTTAGCACCGTCAAGTGCGGCTCGACTTCCATGGCAGCAGCCCTCCGTGCCTTTTTTGCCGAGAGGCATATTAAATCACATGTGCTGTCCCCCGTCAGCGGTCAAGAGCGGCCAGCGTGAATTTCTGTTATGATGGGCATGGTCGGTGCAACACCCCGAACGAGCATGAGCAAGACGGATCAGGAAGAACTCAAACGGCGACTGGCCGAGTTGCGGACCGAACACCGTGACCTCGACGACGCCATCACGGCGCTGATCGCCACGGGCGGCTACAACCAAGTCCAGATCCAGCGCATGAAAAAGCGCAAGCTCTCGATCAAGGATCAGATCCTGCAGGCCGAAAGCGCTTTGCTGCCCGATATTATTGCTTAGCGGGTGTCCGGAATCGACCCTGACAAGCGCTATTCGGCTTCGCCGCTGTTCTGGCGGTTGTTGCGTTTTTGCGCGTACATGGCCTGGTCGGCGGCGGCCAGGGCGCGGTCGGGGTTGTCGCCGGGCTCGAACTGCGAGGCGCCGTAGGACACTTCGATGTAGATCTCCTGGTCCTGCCAGCTTAGCGGGGTGGTGCGGATATCGCTGACCAGGGCCTCGGCCTTTTCCATCGTCGTCGCGTCGTCGGCGTGGCTCAGGATGACATCGAACTCGTCGCCGCCCAGGCGTCCGACGACGTCGGTGTCGCGGATGTGGCGCATGACGATGTCCACCACGTGCATCAGGACGGCGTCGCCGGCGGCGTGGCCGTGGGTGTCGTTGATGTCCTTGAAGCTGTCGATATCGAAATAGACCACGCTGGCCGGCGTGCCGTAGCGTTCGGCCTGCGACATGGCGCGGCTGAGCTCGCGCACGAAAGCGCGGCGGTTGGCCGTCGGCGTCAGGGTATCCTGGTCGGCCAGGCGCTCGACCTCGGCCAAGCGGTCGCTGGTGCGTTGCAAATCGCGCCGCAGATTCTGCACCTCCTCCATCAGCGTCATCAGGGCCTGGCGCACGCGCGGCGTGAGCTCGACCTCGGGGATGCCCATGATGGTCATGGAATCGCTGATTTCGCGCGGCGCCGAGGTCTGGGCCGGGGCCGCCTCGACCTTGGCCGGGCGCGATTCCTCGACCCGCCGCACCGAAGGCGGCGACATGCGGGGTCCCGTGGGGCCGACTTTCATGGTGCGCTAGAGGCTGGCCGTGAGCTGGATCAGGGAAAGCGATTATAGCACAAGCTAGAAAATCGCAGCGCTCTTTGCAGTGCGCCTTGTCACAAACGGTCGGCTACCTATAATCGCCCTCTTTCGCCCCTTTCGACCTTGTGGAGAGCGCCATGAGCGACCCCAATCCCAGCGTCGGTATCGTCATGGGCAGTCAGTCCGACTGGGTCACCATGCGCCATGCCGCCGAGACCCTCGAGCGCCTCGGCATCGCCCACGAGAGCCGCATCATCTCGGCTCACCGCACGCCGGGAAGGCTCGACGATTATTGCGCCGATGCGCCGGCTCGCGGCCTCAAGGTGATCATCGCCGGTGCCGGCATGGCGGCGGCGCTGCCCGGCGTGATCGCCGCCAAGACGGCGCTGCCGGTGCTCGGCGTGCCCATGGAAAGCAAGCTCGACGGCCTCGACAGTTTGCTCTCGATGGTGCAGATGCCGGCCGGCATTCCCGTCGGCACCCTGGCCATCGGACGTGCCGGAGCCGTTAATGCCGCGCTTTTCGCCGCCGCCATCCTGGCGCTCGCGGATCCGGCCGTGGCCCAGGCGCTAGACGATTTCCGCGCCGAACAGGCAGCAGGGGTGCTGGAAGTTCCGCAGGACTAAAAGGACGACCTCCCTTTTATGGTGAGCGGGGCCCCAAGGCCCGCGGCGAAAAGATGTCGCCACAGCTATCGGGCGCCTTGCTTGCGACACAAGACAATGATAGGTAGTAAAGACAGCCCTGGCATTTTTCCGGCGTTTTGCTGGGCAGCCCCAACGGCCGGCCGCTTCCGTTGTCGGGGACATCGGCCGGCGGCATGCGATGCTTTCGGTTTTTCACGTTTCTGACCTGCCTGGTGTCTTGTGGTGCCAAAAATCGAGCATCGCGATCATGGTTTGAACGCAGTCATCGAAACGCTCCCGGAAACCGGCACGCAGGATGACGTGGGTGCGGCGATGGTCTTGCTGGTCTCGGTCTCGCATTAGCGCGTCACTCCGTTCAAGCAACTCCAGCAACCGAGTGAGTGTCGGACGGGCGATACCGATTTCCAGATAGAGGGCTTGCATGCCCAGTTTGTCCCCTCGCAACTCGGCACTGCGAACGCGGCATACGATTTCCCAAATCAGGCTCGCCTTTTGTCGAAATCGCGATTCCCCCCGGCACAAAAGCTCGTTGTCACCCAGTTCCTGAAAAACAAAATCCCGTCTTAGGTTGTTGATCGCGATCGAGCAGTCGACATATCCATGCAGATCCATTGGCGCTGGTTTTCCCTCACGATCATCCGCGCGGCGATCCGTCAGAGTTGACGGTGCCCGACCCCGTCCCGCCAAAGGATCGCCGCGACAATGATGTGGATCAAGATATCGTCATGCGCGAGCGTCATGAACAACAATTTGGTCCAGAGTTGGACAGATTTTCTAGTTTCAAGCGCTAGTCATCATGATCGATAATTGCGAATTAATTTAGTCCAAGATTGACTGCAACTATTGTTGATCGGCTTGCTAGGCGCAGTTATGCTCACACTTCACCGCTATCGGACGATCTTGCGGGGGGCAGAGACGGCGCCGATGCAGCAAGACTTCAGGACGGTTTTGCAACCGGCCTTTAGGCCGCTGGAAGCCCATCGACTCGTCCGGGCGGCGCTCCAGGAAACCCGGGATTTCCGCACTTTTCTCGGAAAGGTCGTCGAGGCAGAACATCAAGGCGTCGATGGCGCTGGCCATGCCTCGGGACAAGGCGCGGGCCGCTGCCGGGGGATCGAGGCCGGCCTCGGCGGTTGCGCTCTCCAGGGCCTTGGTGCTTCTGCCTTCGTCGGGAACCGGGTCGGCAGGACCGCCAGCAGCGCCTGGCGCGCCTTCTCAAGGTTGGGCGTCTCGGCCTTCGCCTTGCCGGTCATTTTCCTGGCCTCCGTCCTGAGCCTCGTCCCGCGCCGCCGCCACCACGTGGCGCCATTCGCTTTCGAATACCAGCTGCGAGAGATCGGGCATGCGCATGGGGTAGAGCACGCCGTCGAGATGGTCGCATTCGTGCTGCACGACGCGGGCGTGATAGCCCGTGGCGCCGCGCTCGACGAGGCTGCCGTCGGGCGCCAGGCCGCGGTAGCGGATGGCGCTGTGGCGCGGCACCAGGCCGCGCAGCCCGGGCACCGAGAGGCAGCCCTCCCAGCCCAGTTCCTGGTCCTCGCCGAGCGGCTCGATCTCGGGGTTGATGAGGATGGTGAGAGGCGCTGCCCCAGGGGCTTCTCCGTCCGCCTCCTCGGCGTCTTCTGTGCTGTCCTCCGCCGCGTCGTCCGGCGGTGGCGTAAAGATGACCAGACGTGCCGGCACGTGCACCTGGGGTGCCGCCAGGCCGATGCCGCCGGCATCCTCCAGGGTCTCGACCATGTCGGCGATGAAGCGGCCCAGCGCCGCGGCGTTGGGCTCGCTGGCGGGGTCTGCGACAGGCTCGGCGCGCTGCCTGAGAACCGGGTGGCCCATGCGGGCGATCTTGAGAATGGCCATGGGGGGAATATGGCGTTGCTGAAGTGGGGACACGTACCTTAACGCCTTTTCGGACGTTAAGGTACGTGTCCCCACTTCAGTAAACGATTTGGCTTTTCTCGCGCTATCGCCTATGTTAGACAGCATCGCCGCCGTCGCGGCAGCGACCCTGGCCGCACGCCCATTGGAGGAGATGAACCCTGGTATCCGTAGTCGTTCGCGATAACAACGTCGACCAGGCCTTGCGCGCGCTCAAGAAGAAGATGCAGCGCGAAGGTATCTTCCGCGAGATGAAGCTTCGTAATTATTACGAAAAGCCCTCCGAGAAGCGGGCCCGCGAAAAGGCCGAGGCCATCCGCCGCGCCCGCAAGCTGGCCCGCAAGAAAGCCCAGCGCGAGGCCGGCTAGGCGGCTTCCTGGCCGCTGCCAGAGCGGCCGATCGACCTTTCCTGAATGCTTTGCTGTCCGCCCTGCCGGGTCAGGCCAGGGCCTTGACGATGTTCTCGACCATCTTCTTGGCGTCGGAGAACAGCATCATGGTGTTTTCGGCGTAAAACAGCTCGTTGTCGATGCCGGCGTAGCCGGGCGCCAATGATCGCTTGACGAAGAGGCAGGTC
The window above is part of the Alphaproteobacteria bacterium genome. Proteins encoded here:
- a CDS encoding SDR family oxidoreductase; protein product: MPSVLITGANRGLGLEFCRQYAAAGWQVFATCRDAEGARAGALGRLAAEHQDRFEIQALDVADGASVAAAAAAHGDRPLDLLLNNAGVVGDRASRLGAMDYQAWQRCLEINVLGPMRVAEAFTDAVAAGQQKLIVTISSGMGSLSETYGGQVIYRTSKAALNMVVRDLAFELKDRAITCVAMHPGWVSTDMGGAGATLTPEQSVSALSRTIAGLGPGQSGRFLNYDGQERAW
- a CDS encoding peptide deformylase, whose protein sequence is MAILKIARMGHPVLRQRAEPVADPASEPNAAALGRFIADMVETLEDAGGIGLAAPQVHVPARLVIFTPPPDDAAEDSTEDAEEADGEAPGAAPLTILINPEIEPLGEDQELGWEGCLSVPGLRGLVPRHSAIRYRGLAPDGSLVERGATGYHARVVQHECDHLDGVLYPMRMPDLSQLVFESEWRHVVAAARDEAQDGGQENDRQGEGRDAQP
- a CDS encoding DUF465 domain-containing protein, coding for MSKTDQEELKRRLAELRTEHRDLDDAITALIATGGYNQVQIQRMKKRKLSIKDQILQAESALLPDIIA
- a CDS encoding MBL fold metallo-hydrolase, coding for MDPELKVVVVPVTPFQQNCSLLWCQQTGKGAAIDPGGDIEQIVAAAQEHGIEIERLLITHGHIDHAGGAAALAERLGVPIEGPHESDRFLIENISKQGAQFGLAGAIAFEPERWLEAGDRVTVGEIELDVLHCPGHTPGHVVYFAAQAELAFVGDVLFNGSVGRTDLPGGDHAALISSIREKLWPLGNDVTFISGHGPASTFGAERQSNAFVSDFV
- a CDS encoding GFA family protein, translated to MQLEGSCHCGAVRFSLLTRTPYPYMRCYCSICRKTAGGGGYAINLMGRAETLEVAGGAEITVYRVRRGPGYADKARSPARRHFCRHCGSTLWASDPRWPELVHPFASAIDSPLPRPPAHVNLMLDHAAGWVEQPAGEGETNYPEYPELSIEEWHRRQGLLQDESKS
- a CDS encoding YdcH family protein — its product is MEVEPHLTVLREKHRSLEAEIQQESQRPNPDSMTIASLKRQKLKIKDEIARLSPSG
- the rpsU gene encoding 30S ribosomal protein S21; amino-acid sequence: MVSVVVRDNNVDQALRALKKKMQREGIFREMKLRNYYEKPSEKRAREKAEAIRRARKLARKKAQREAG
- the purE gene encoding 5-(carboxyamino)imidazole ribonucleotide mutase; the encoded protein is MSDPNPSVGIVMGSQSDWVTMRHAAETLERLGIAHESRIISAHRTPGRLDDYCADAPARGLKVIIAGAGMAAALPGVIAAKTALPVLGVPMESKLDGLDSLLSMVQMPAGIPVGTLAIGRAGAVNAALFAAAILALADPAVAQALDDFRAEQAAGVLEVPQD
- a CDS encoding GGDEF domain-containing protein, yielding MKVGPTGPRMSPPSVRRVEESRPAKVEAAPAQTSAPREISDSMTIMGIPEVELTPRVRQALMTLMEEVQNLRRDLQRTSDRLAEVERLADQDTLTPTANRRAFVRELSRAMSQAERYGTPASVVYFDIDSFKDINDTHGHAAGDAVLMHVVDIVMRHIRDTDVVGRLGGDEFDVILSHADDATTMEKAEALVSDIRTTPLSWQDQEIYIEVSYGASQFEPGDNPDRALAAADQAMYAQKRNNRQNSGEAE